A stretch of DNA from Rhizobium sullae:
CCCTGCTGGCGTGGGAGTCAAGGAACCGGCGGATCTGAAGGAGGACCTTGTCGATGCCTGCCAGAACCTCCGCAAAGGCACGGCGATGTTCGCCAAGGTCCTCAGGATCGTTGCGAAATGGTATGGCAACCCCACGAGCAAAGACGTCTTCCCGCAGATTTTCGAGGATGCGGTTTACGCATGGAAAACTGGTGAGTTCGAGGGCGTGAGTGTGTTTCAGGCGGAGGACCCAAGCGGGGCACTAGCCAACCAAGAGGAGCCACGGGCCGATAAATCGGAGGCGGATACAGTCGATGCCGGGGCTCCGCTCCAGACTGAGGAAGAACCTTCGGACGAAAAGAAAATTGGCTCTGCGGGGATACGGGTCGATCTATCTCGCATTGGTGGTCAGCAATAGCGTTGAGTTCGCCTTTTCGCGTGAGGCATGTTCGGTCGAGCGAGAACTCCACGCGAGTCCAAAAGCATGAAATTAGTGTGTTTCCGACGCATGAAATTAGTGTGAGCCAGATACATAACGTCGGGGCGTCGGGATTCGGATCGATCTGTCAAGATTGGCGGGAATTGATCTTCACTCTGGCAGTGCATAGCGCGTCAGCAGAGCCTCGCCCTCTTCGATGGCGATCTCGATCACCTCGTTCAGCAGATCCGGAGAAGCGGCGAGTTCCTGCAGAACGAGCGTGAACAATTCCCGCTGCTGTCCCGGCAGAACTTGCGGCACGATGATTACCAGGCCGGCATGCAGATCCTCTCGCGCATAGAGTTTCCTGAAGTCACGGGCATTGTTCGTCACGAAGGTAAAATCTTCCGCGACGATCCGAGGCATCAGATCCCAATCGGTCTCGCCGCTAAGGCCTAGCCAATTGACGTGAAAGCAATCGTGGCCGTGATGTTGAGCCACGGCCACGAGCGATGTGTGCAGGCATTCATCGACGAGAAACTTCACGAAGCCGTGCCCGAGTGCTTTTCGGTACCGGCCTTTCCAAGAGGCAAGCGCTTCGCCGACTTCACTTTCAGTCCCTGCTCCGACAACTTTCGTGGCCGCCCACGGGCAGGATGAGCCGCTACCCAGATTTCGGCGAGGTCCACCATGCGCGCAGTGAGAGCCGGATAGCCCTCGACGATCTCGTCCGTGGCAGCGCCTTGCAATTTCATCGCAGCGATTGTTCGGACTGGAACGCGCGTGCCTTTGAAGACCGGCTCGCCGCCAACCAAGCCTTTCACGCTGTGGATGATCTTGTCCGCTTCCCTGAGTGCTTCGCCGCGCGCGGCCAAGTGCTCCCTCGCTCTTGCGACGTCGACGATCAGATAGTCGTCCGCTCTGACCGTGTCGGCTTCAGGATTTTCGTCGATGGCGGCAAAGAGGCGTTTCCGGCGCTCGGCGGAAAGGATCGAACCGACGCCGAACCAGAGCTTCAGGCGCAGCAGATCGTCGTCAGTGATCGCACGGCTTCGGTGGCTGGTAGAGGGTCTTCCAATGATCCGTTTGTCGATCGCGTTGTGTACCGACTTGATGCCAATCTCACTCACGGCAGCCGCCTCAGTGGGTGTGTATTCGCGAAGTGCTGCAGCCATAATTATTCTCCTTCGAAAGAATATATATGATGCGTGGGCATTTGCAATGTGGATCGCACAAATGAATTCTCGTCATTGCCGGCTGGGCATGAACCCGGCAGTCCGCAAGACAACTTCTCTTAATCGTCAAGCTCGGTGGTTGGCATCTGAGGCTCCTTCGGCGGCCGCTTCAGCATCAGTCGCCGACGGCCTATGCGCGGAGACTAGGCGAAGAACGAGCGGCACGCCCGTAGCATCACGGAAGTTACCGGTAGGGAAAGCTGCTAGCTATGGTCGGGCATGCGCCTCTAGTCAGGCGGCGCAGCGGCCGCGCTCGCGATCGCTGCCTCCACGCCGTCCGGTACTGGTAGTCCCACCTTTCGAAGTCCTGAAGCCAGGCGCAACTGGTCCTCGGGCCGGTAGTTTCTTATCGTGAGCTCAGCCAGAATGTTGCGGATAAAATCCGGACGCATCCGCATGAACGTCTCGCCCGCTCGACGGGCCCCATCCGGCATACCGGCCTCCGCATAGATGACGGCGGCCACGACGTGGAAGAGCGGGAACCTCTGGAGGTCGGCCTGTTTGATTCCGGCAGCCGCTGCCGGGTAGTCTCCAAGCATGTAGGCCGCAAGGGCGCGGATTCCGTGATAGTACCCGCCTCCGCCCGGATTGAGCGTGATTGCCCGGTCCAAAAGCTCCGCGCTGCGAATGTAAAAATTCGTAGCCGCCTCTGGGCTGAAAGTCGTCTCGGCATAGGTGATTTCAGCGACATTCATGCAAAGAACGCTGCAATCGTCATATTCAACCCTTCCCTCGTAGCAACGACCGTCCAAAAAGGACATCCGGTCGGCTGGCGATAGTTCTGCCCAGAACCCGTCCGTCGCGACCAGCAGCCTCCCCGCCACCAGATCGATGTTCGTGACTTCCGGCGCAACGAATCCCCTGGAACGGAAGCTCCGGACGAGACGGTGGCGTGCAGGAAATTTGGCGAGTTCGGGAACGGCACTTTTGCCAAGGCATTCGCAAGTGTATGGGGTTCTGTTCGCCACTGGATTTCGGACTTGTCAGCTACTTCGCCGAAAAGACAATCACCCGCATGTGTCTTGGCTTTTCATTTCAAGTGTCCGCTGTCCTAGGACTGAGGACAGCAGGCCACACTCCACGCAGGTTGTCAAAACCAATGAAAGGCTGCGCGCCGCTACTACACCTCGCACTGCGATGAGGCCGTCATCCAGATTTTGTCACAAGCTCGGCTGGGTCGACACCCAGCGCCTCGGCGATCTGGCCGAGGACCGTGACGCTGGCGGAAACATCGGCGCGCTCAATCGCCCCGATATAGCGCGCGCTCAGGCTCGACCGGTCCGCCAGTTCTTCCTGCGTCAGTTGCTTGCCATGACGTATCCGACGCAGATTAATCGCCATGACCTCCTTGAGATCCATGACGCGAGCGGAGCCTGAATAGGAATGATCGTTCCAGGAACGATAGTTCCGATTCCGCACGGCACGTGATATTGCTCGTCCAGCTGATCATCCACGCCCTTCGGATATAGGGGCATGATCGTCTGGAAGTCAGGCAGTGCACTCATCGCTTAAACCGTATATGCGGACGAGGGCGTTGTTTTCGAGCAATGAGAGAATAAAGTGAGAGGAGAAACGGATGAAGGGCGTGGACTCATCCGACGCGAACGACAAAAGAGATGTGAGAGAACCTCCCTGCAGTTCGATGCAAAAGTCAGAATTAGAGGCGTTGGCAGTCGCTGCAATCCTCGAACACCGCCGGCTGCTCGTCGCGGACGAAGCTGTCTATGAAGAGTGGACCCGCGCGACCGCCGTCCCGACGACTTCCAGCGACGTGCTCAAGAGCCTGCAAGACGAGTATCTCGCGCGTCAGAAGAAATCCGAAGCTCAGCAGGAGGAGCTTTCGGAAATCATCGACGCGCTTGGCTATGTCCCTGATGTTGCCCTGGATGGCGAAGAATGACGCTCAGACCAGCCCGTGGTCCTTAGCGATCGCTACGAGTTGCGGAACGGTCGCTGCTTCTAGCTTTCGACGCGCGCTGTCGAGATAGTGCTGCACTGTTCTCGGGTTGATTCCCGTGAGCACGGCAGTCTCCGGGGCATTTTTGCCCTTTGCTGCCCACATGAGGCACATCGCTTCCCTTGGTGAAAGTAACCGCTTAGGGGCGACAATTGTCGCCGCAGCTATGATCTTCAGCCGATAATGGATCGTCAGGACTGCGCGCATCGCTTTCTGCGGATCCTGCAATTTTGAAATTTCAACCTTCTTCTCCGACGAGGCAAAGGTCAGCATCATCGTGGAGCCGAAACTTCCTTCGACGGGAATTGTCACCCCGCTGCGAATGCCGTGTTCGATCGCTTGGTCTCGAAAGCGCTTGAGCTCGGAGGTTCCACGGGCTTTCCAATCATCAGCCGTCCAGGAAAACACCTCCATGCGACGCTTGGCTTCCGTGACCACTGGGTCGATGCGGGAATATTGGCTGCCGAGGTAAATGTCCTGCCAATCATCGGGATAGGAGTTGAAGGTACAGATCGCTGCGCCTTCGGTTTGCAAATACGCGAAACGCTCAAAACCAGAAGAGTTCGCAAAGCTTTTCAGGGCGCTTTTGATCATACGTTCATCGTGCGCGGCTTCTGCCATGTCGATGAGAGAGCGAAGGTA
This window harbors:
- a CDS encoding DUF433 domain-containing protein; translated protein: MAAALREYTPTEAAAVSEIGIKSVHNAIDKRIIGRPSTSHRSRAITDDDLLRLKLWFGVGSILSAERRKRLFAAIDENPEADTVRADDYLIVDVARAREHLAARGEALREADKIIHSVKGLVGGEPVFKGTRVPVRTIAAMKLQGAATDEIVEGYPALTARMVDLAEIWVAAHPARGRPRKLSEQGLKVKSAKRLPLGKAGTEKHSGTAS
- a CDS encoding helix-turn-helix domain-containing protein, which produces MDLKEVMAINLRRIRHGKQLTQEELADRSSLSARYIGAIERADVSASVTVLGQIAEALGVDPAELVTKSG
- a CDS encoding TraH family protein translates to MIDAALIKECADPSLKPPIVEQFVMAAGSADPLAVTVKSGGRLILVQKATSADEAMAIVRQYTGQAVVRVGLTQFPAGVGVKEPADLKEDLVDACQNLRKGTAMFAKVLRIVAKWYGNPTSKDVFPQIFEDAVYAWKTGEFEGVSVFQAEDPSGALANQEEPRADKSEADTVDAGAPLQTEEEPSDEKKIGSAGIRVDLSRIGGQQ
- a CDS encoding DUF5615 family PIN-like protein, coding for MKFLVDECLHTSLVAVAQHHGHDCFHVNWLGLSGETDWDLMPRIVAEDFTFVTNNARDFRKLYAREDLHAGLVIIVPQVLPGQQRELFTLVLQELAASPDLLNEVIEIAIEEGEALLTRYALPE
- a CDS encoding transcriptional repressor TraM; translated protein: MKGVDSSDANDKRDVREPPCSSMQKSELEALAVAAILEHRRLLVADEAVYEEWTRATAVPTTSSDVLKSLQDEYLARQKKSEAQQEELSEIIDALGYVPDVALDGEE
- a CDS encoding autoinducer binding domain-containing protein; the protein is MDGYLRSLIDMAEAAHDERMIKSALKSFANSSGFERFAYLQTEGAAICTFNSYPDDWQDIYLGSQYSRIDPVVTEAKRRMEVFSWTADDWKARGTSELKRFRDQAIEHGIRSGVTIPVEGSFGSTMMLTFASSEKKVEISKLQDPQKAMRAVLTIHYRLKIIAAATIVAPKRLLSPREAMCLMWAAKGKNAPETAVLTGINPRTVQHYLDSARRKLEAATVPQLVAIAKDHGLV